The genomic interval CTCTTTTTGATTCAAGATTGCCGAGATAGAGCCTTTTTTGTTTCCCTGCAATAATATTTGCAACTGCCCTCGTAATCTTTCTTGTTACAAATGTCTCACCCCTTCTCGGGGATTCGTGATTAAAAAGTATGCCGTTGCATGCAAAAAGATTGTATCCTTCCCTGTAATTGACAGTTATCCAGTAGGCATAGACCTTGGCTGCTGCATAAGGGCTCCGCGGATAAAAAGGTGCGCTCTCATTCTGTGGAGGAGGGGTAGCGCCGAACATCTCCGAAGAGGACGCCTGATAAAACTTTGCCTTTATCCCGCTTTTTCTTATTGCCTCAAGGATTCTTGTTGTGCCCAATGCTGTTATATCCCCCGTATATTCAGGCATATCAAAGCTCACCCTTACATGGCTCTGCGCTCCAAGATGATAAACTTCATCAGGCTTGATATTATAGATAATATTTGTAAGCTGGCCTGCATCAGAAAGGTCTCCATAGTGGAGGAAGAGATTTGTCCCGGGGATATGCGGGTCTGTATAAATATGGTCTATCCTCCCTGTATTGAATGTGCTTGCCCTGCGGATGAGTCCGTGAACCTCATAGCCCTTTG from Nitrospirota bacterium carries:
- the gmd gene encoding GDP-mannose 4,6-dehydratase, which codes for MKRAFITGITGQDGSYLTELLLSKGYEVHGLIRRASTFNTGRIDHIYTDPHIPGTNLFLHYGDLSDAGQLTNIIYNIKPDEVYHLGAQSHVRVSFDMPEYTGDITALGTTRILEAIRKSGIKAKFYQASSSEMFGATPPPQNESAPFYPRSPYAAAKVYAYWITVNYREGYNLFACNGILFNHESPRRGETFVTRKITRAVANIIAGKQKRLYLGNLESKRDWGFAPEYVVCQWLVLQQETPDDYVIGTGESYTVKEFLEQAFGYAGIDIEWKGKGTGEKGIVRSLSGVSTLNTGDVIIEIDPRYFRPTEVNFLLADASRAKKKL